One window of Xiphias gladius isolate SHS-SW01 ecotype Sanya breed wild unplaced genomic scaffold, ASM1685928v1 HiC_scaffold_1172, whole genome shotgun sequence genomic DNA carries:
- the LOC120787156 gene encoding progonadoliberin-1-like has protein sequence MAVKTLALWLLLVGTLVPPHRCQHWSYGLSPGGKRELDSLSDTLGNLVEGSPHVATLCSVLGCAEESPFAGIYRMKGFLGSVTDRENGHRNKK, from the exons atGGCTGTGAAAACCTTGGCACTGTGGCTGCTGCTTGTGGGGACATTAGTGCCCCCGCACCGCTGTCAGCACTGGTCATATGGACTGAGCCCAGGAGGGAAGAGGGAACTGGACAGCCTGTCAGACACACTGGGCAAT CTAGTTGAGGGGTCTCCACATGTGGCGACACTCTGCAGTGTTCTGGGTTGTGCAGAGGAATCACCTTTTGCCGGAATTTACAGAATGAAAGGATTCCTT GGAAGTGTGACTGACAGGGAAAAtggacacagaaataaaaaatga